TCGTCACCTTCAGGGTCGTCGTCCACGTCATCACCTGAGGGGTTGGGTTGGTTGGAGTCGGAGGAGTCGAGATCCAGCAATGGTTCTGTTCCGGATTCGTCAGCTGCTACTGCTATCAGGGCCTCTATTTGGGCCGGGATGTCGCCGATGTTTTCGAACGGGAGGGCCAGAGGGAGGGCGTTGCTGATGGTGTACGTGTCGTCCAGCGGGGTGGGGAGGATGAGTTGGCGTGCCAGGAGTTTGGTGATGGTGCGGGTGACCACGTCGGAGTCGCGGAGGGCGTCTTGTTGGCCCGCGGGTGTGTAGTTGGCGACGAGGTCGGAGATTTCTTCGCGGGTGATGGTCGGGTCTGTTTGGGCTGTGACGTGGCGGTCCAGCAGGAGGCGTAGTCGCAGCAACACAATGGTTTCCACGCGGCTCAGGGCGCGCTGCTGCCTGAGGATGCTGGAGCGGGAGCTGGCGCCGATGACTTCCGGGTCCACAGGGCGAAGGACCGCGATTTTGCGGTCGTGATCGAGCTGGAGGGTGAGGAACAGCTCGGAGAGGCGGCTGCGGAGGATCAGTTGGTTGTCCAGCAGCGTGGTCCACAGTTTCTCGTCGCGGCCACCGTCGATGTAGGGCCCCTTCAGCAGTTTCACCAGTGCATGCCGCACCTTCATGGGCAGCACACCAGTGTCGCCGGGGAAGAGCGCGGCGCCGTCCACGAAGGTGTCCCGCGGAGTAATGCGGAACGGATCCGCGTGGCTGACCTCGGGAGCCGGCTCAGCCTCGACACCGACTTCAGCCACCGCTTCGGTGACTTGGTCCGCTTCGGTGACGTCCGTCGTCGTGATTTCCTCAGGCATCAGAATCCTCATTCAGCGAGACGACAGGCAAGTACGCCGTGCGGATGCTGCCGTCGATTTGTTCGAAGTCGATGTGTTCCCATGCGGCCCTGTCGAAGGCGGCGCCCGTTTGCAGCGCCATGGACAGCAGGGTTCGCACAGTGTTGATGTGCCGTTCTTCGGCGGGCAGGTTTTCCCAGGCGTCGCCCAGCGTGGCTGCACCGGCCATGGCTGCCCGAACCACCGTGGGTTTTGCTTTTCCGGTGCGCGCTGACCGCACCCGGTCCGAGTCGCTGAAGGCGATGGGATCGGCCAGGCGCGGGGGTGTGGCAAATTCGTCGGGGTCGAAAAGTTTGACCATGGCCAACGACTCGAACCCGGCGTTGAACAGCACGGGCCCGCGGACCAGGCTGGGGCGGTCACGTTCGTAGGGCATGGATCGGATGGCTTGTTCGGCTTCGGCCAGCACCTTGCGCAGGCTGACTGATTGCCGGACGTCGTCGCTCTGGATGTAAGTGTTCAGGCTTTCGGAAAGCTTGCCGTAGATGCGCTGGATCTGGCTGTGCTGAGTGCGCAGTTCGGCAACCAGGTTTTTCAGCGTTTCGCGGTCCTCGTGGCTGAGGTCGTCCGCGAATTGCCGGCTCAGTACCTCGCCGATCGCCGAGCGGAACCGCAACTGCTGCTGCGGATCCTCCAGGAAAGCGGTGAATGAGCGGAAGGTACGGCCTTCCGGGCTCTGCCGCAGGCGCTTGTCGGCTTCCAGAACCTGGGCCATGGTGGCGCCCTTGCTCAGGGATTCTTCGATGATCTGGTTGCGGAGCTCTCCCACCAGTTCTTCGATGCGGTCACGCATTTTCTTGTAGTCGGCAGGCAGGCTGGCCGCGAGGTCAAGGATGTTGCCGGCCGCTTCAACGGCTTCCTCATCATCCAGGAGCCCGTCGAACTCGCCGGAACTGATGTCTTCCACCAGTTGCTGGCGCTCCTGGATTTCCTCTTCGAGGGCTTCCAGTCGTGCGCTCTGGTCAGGGTTGGTCTCGTTGGCGAGCTTCTCCACGTCGCCCAGCAGCGTGCCCAGCCGGGAACCGTTCAGAGTGGAACGCTCGCTGGAGAGGCTGTCCAGGAACGCAAGCACACGAGCCGCGGGTTCGGTGACTTCGTAAACGATCTGACCTGATTGGTTGCGCCGGGTCAGGAACTGTTTCCGGGTCCATTCGTCGCCAAAGAGCTTGCCGTTCTGCTGGCCACCCAGCGCCGGGTCCTGCCTGCGGAGCTGCTCCAGGAAAGCGTCGACGTCGGCATGGAACTCTTCCAGAGGAAGCTGCGGCCGGGTGCGGGTGAAGGATGCTTGCAGCACCGCGATCACCCACGGCGCCGACCGTGTCAGGGCCCACGCGGGGCCCCTGGTCAACTGTTCGAGGTCACGGAGCCGCGCGCTAATGGCATCGGCCGAGGACATGGCTGAACGGGACAACTACTCTCCTTCAGCTGCTGCGAAACCTGGCTGGCAGCGAAAACTGCCCCGTACAAGGTTAACGCAGAGCGTCGCGCGGGCCACCGGCAGGGCGAAGGTGCCGTCGAGCGCGCCTCACGAGCCGTCGTCGTGCCCGCCGGAAGCTTGCCCGCCGCAACCATTCCGTAACCTACCGTGCGGTATGGTTTCGATCCCATATCAACGCTGCCACGGCGCGCTTCTGCACTAGCCGGAAAGTACCCCCGCCCCTAGTGTCAGATCATCGACGCAGCCACGCCGCGTCAACCCACGCACCGTCGCCCCGGGGGGAACCATGGATTTCGACTTCACTGCGCTTGAAACAGCCACTTACGTATTCATTGGAACGCTGGTCTTCGCTGCAATACTGGTGGCTTTTATCGCCGCCGCAGCAATGGCAACAATTATTCTCATCGGAGCAATGGGCATTGCCTGGTATTCCGTTAAGGCGGTGCTGGGTGGCCTGGTCCACGGCATTAACTTTGCGTGGGACCGAGTGGTTCACCACGCCGGACAGGTGGAAATTCCGGCGGAATTCCAGCCGCAGGTTTCCCCTAGCACGGGTAGCTACTCGCGGGTAGCATTGAGGGACAGCTGAAGGTTCGCACCTAAGGCGGACCCTGGCTCCATCCGGCAACACCGGCTAGAGGAGTTATCCCATGACGTCCGCCACTGACAACAGTCTCGCCGCCGCAAGCGTCAACGCCACCGCAGAGGAAGCGCGCGCCGTCGCCGAAGCCGCGCGCGAAACAGAATGGAACCGGCCCAGCTTCGCCAAGGGCCTCTATCTGGGTAGCTTCGACCTCAGTTTGATCCACCCTTGGCCGCAAGCCAAAACAGACGATGTTCAGCGGGGCGAGGAGTTCATGGCCGAACTCCTCGCCTTCGCCAAAACCATGTCCGGCCGCGTGATCGAGCGCGACGCCAAAATTCCGGACGAATACCTGAAAGGGCTCGCGGACCTGGGTGTTTTCGGCATGAAAATACCGCGGGAATATGGCGGATTGGGCTTGTCCTTGGTCTATTACGGCCGCGCACTTGCACTTCTTGGGTCGGTTCATCCGAGCCTGGGCGCCCTGATTTCCGCCCACCAATCCATCGGGGTTCCGGAGCCCGTGAAGGAATTCGGCACATCCGAGCAGAAGCAGGAATACCTGCCGCGTTGCGCAGCCGGCGCCATTACAGCCTTCCTCCTGACAGAGCCCGACGTCGGCAGTGACCCCGCGCGCATGGGCGCCACTGCCGTACTGTCCGACGACGGCGCCTCTTACCTTTTGGACGGCGTGAAACTGTGGACCACCAACGGCGTGATCGCCGAACTCGTGGTGGTGATGGCCAGGGTGCCTTCACACAGCGATGCCGACGGCACCGAGCACAAGGGCGGCATCTCCGCGTTCGTTGTGGAGATGGACTCCCCCGGCATCACCGTGGAAAACCGCAACGCATTCATGGGCCTGCGCGGGATCGAGAACGGCGTGACCCGCTTCCACCAGGTCCGGGTTCCCGCCGCCAACCGGCTGGGCCGCGAAGGCCAAGGCCTCAAGATTGCCCTCACCACGTTGAACACTGGACGGCTTTCCATACCCGGCCTCTGCGTTGCCGCCGGGAAGTGGAGCCTGAAAATTTCCCGCGAATGGTCCAACGCCAGGACGCAGTGGGGCCGTCCCGTGGGCAAACACGAGGCCGTGGGCAAGAAGATCGCGTTCATCGCCGCAACCACTTTCGCGTTGGAGGCCGTGTTTGAACTGTCCGCCGAGATGGCCGACGCCGGGTTGAAAGACATCCGGATCGAGGCCGCCCTGGCCAAACTGTGGTCTACGGAACTGAGCTGTCGGATCGCAGACGAACTGGTGCAGATCCGCGGCGGCCGGGGCTTCGAAACGGCCGACTCACTGGAAGCCCGGGGCGAACGCGCAGTCCCGGCTGAGCAACTTCTCCGGGACCTTCGCATTAACCGGATCTTCGAGGGCTCCAGCGAGATCATGAAACTCCTCATCGCTCGCGAAGCCGTGGACGCACACCTTGCCGCCGCGGGAGACCTCGCCTCAGCGGATGCGAGCCTGCAGGACAAGGCGAGGGCCGCCGTCGGGGCCTCGGGCTTCTACGCTCGCTGGCTCCCCAAACTCGTAGCTGGCGCTGGCATGGATCCCAGGTCCTATGCGGAGTTCGGGCGCCTAGGCAAGCAGCTTCGGTTTGTGGAGAGGTCGTCGCGGCGACTGGCCCGGCAAACCTTCTACGGCATGGGCAGGTGGCAGGCCAAACTTGAGCACAAGCAGGCGTTCCTGGGCAGGATCGTGGACATCGGCGCTGAACTGTTCGCCATGGCAGCCAGCTGTGCGCGGGCGGAGATGCTGCTCCGGACCCACCCCGAACAAGGCGCCACAGCGTACGAGCTGGCTGAGGCGTTCTGCGAACAGGCGCGGGTGCGCGTGGACGAATACTTCGATCAGCTGTGGAGGAATACTGACGACGGCGACCACGACCTTTCGCGCAAGGTCCTCGCCGGCGATTACGCCTGGTTGGAAGCCGGTGTCCTGGACCAGTCCGAAGGAACCGGCCCATGGATCGGCGATGCCTCGCCGGGCGCTTCAACCAAGGAGAACCTGCACCGCAACTACAGGTAACGCCTTCCCGCTGTGTTCCTTCCCAGTTAGTGCGGGGAACACCGCGACTTTGGCAGGTCAGGCCGCGGAACTACCGTGATCGGCGCCCGGCAATATGGAGGCAACTGGGAAGGAACGCCACTAGCGCACGTCCCCGTCCACATAGAACCAACGCTTGTCCTCCCGCACGAAACGGCTGATTTCGCGCTGAACGCCGCGTTCGCCGTCGAGCCTGTAGTGCGCAGCGAACTCCACTGTTCCCGTCGTGTCCAGAGGACCACCGTCGGATGTGGAGACGATGTCCAGCCGGCGCCACTCCATGTCCGAATCGAGATTCATGGACGCTGGACGGGTGGAGGCGTGCCAGGTGCGCAGGAGGTAGCCCGGATCCAGCACCACGAAAGCCGAATACCGGGAGCGCATGAGCTGCTCGGACGTCGGGGCGTCAGCGTCGCCGCGGTGGTAGCGTCCGCAGCAATCGTCGTACTGTTCGCCGGAGAGGCAAGGGCAAGCGCCGTTGCGGAGTCGGGCTAAGTCAGGGGTCACGAGGTCCCAATCTGAGGCTGGAAATGAGAGCTGGGCAACATATTTTCCCACTCCACATAACAGCTTTGAAACAACCCCGCCAGAGGGTGGGGCGGGGCGTGATTCCGTCGGTGCTGGACCTTAGGCTATATATGCAAGCTGGGTGGGCATTGGGCGCATCACAAAACGACGGCCAGGGGAGGCTAACGTGGAGGATCCGACAACACTCGCCATCAACCTGACGTATTTGGGCACACTCGGACTCGCGGTCCTCATGTTCCTGGGTCTTGGGTTGATCATCATCATCACTTTGGTGATTGCCGGAGTTGGGCGGCTACTGTCGATCATTCTCCTGGCGATGATTGGGATTTTCCCCAAGAAGGACACCACGCCCATCGTTCACCTCCCTCAGCACCCGGCACATGTGACTGATCCCGTGGCTGCCGAGGACGATTCCGTGCCTTCTGCGGCGCCGGAGCCTGCTTTCGTGACCGCTGCTCCTGCCGCACCGGAACCTGCTGCCGTTAACCCGCAAGTTGCTGCTGCCGCGCCCGCCGCGCCGAAACGCGACCTCCTGGCAGATGTCCGACGGCGGCTCTCGGGTGCCACGTCCGCCCTCAAGGAAGGCGCGTGGAAGGCTAAAGTCGACCCCCGCAATCTGCCGAAACCGGCGGAGGTCAAATCAGTGGTGGAACATCAGACCGCCCACCATCCGATCGTTGTTGCGGCCGCCAAGGAACCGCCTGTGCTCGCGAAGGACTGGGCGGACGCCGTTGCAGAAGCAGACGAACGGGCTGCCGCACGCGCCAAAGCGCAACAGCCACCGGCCATCAGGGTCACCGTCCGCGACCTTGACGAGCCGACGCCGTCGTCCAACGGCAAAACTCCGGCTCCCAAGCGTCCGGATTTCCCGCCTAAGAGGCCGGACAGTGGACCCACGCAGTCCGGCGCAACCAAGAGCCCGGCCCCGGGCAATGGGGCAAAGAAACCAGGCCCGGACACTTCCAAGAATGGAAAGACTCCGAGCCCGATTCGCAAAGGTTCGCTTAGCGGCGCCAGCCGCAACTCCTAGATGCCTAGGCTGCCAACTGCCTAAACGCAGCACCGTGGTAGATCAATGGTTTGGATTCGAGATTGATGGTGGTGGCCTTGACCTCCAGCACAACGATCGCATGATCACCGGCCGGCGTCTCGGACACAATTTCGCATTCGAAACCCAGCACCGCACCGTCGATCAGCACTGCACCTGAGTCGCTCACACTGGTGTCCAGCCCGGCAAAACGGTCGCGCGTTTTGGACGCCAGCTGGAGCGCCGCCGCTTCCTGGCCCTCGGCGAGCACCGAAACGCCAAGCCGCTGCGCCTGGCGGAGCTTCGGCCAAGTGGTGGAAGAGTTCTGCACGGCGAACATCACCAACGGCGGCTCCAGTGAAACCCCCACCGTGAAGGACGATGCAACCAGAGCTTCCGGCGTGAAATCCACCATCGCGCTGAACGCCGCAACTCCAGACGGAAACTGGGCAAATGCTGCCTTGATGGCCGCCGTTTCTTCCACTGTGGTCTGTGTCATTCCGCTGTCCCCTAATCGTGCGTAGCCTGAGTTCCTTTCCCATAATTCACCTGCTTCCGGGAACGGCAATATTTGTTGATTCGAAAGACATTTGTGTTGCCGCATGTCAAGAAATGTCGCGAAGTAAGGCCTCTTCCATTACCTCGCAAGACGAAAAACGAAGAACTTCTACCATTTGCGTTTATGCCTCCGGCGGCCGTGTGTAGCCTCGATTGAACATCCAGTCCATGGCCGCAGATGCAGGCTTGGACACCAGCGCAGTCCCACCAGCACAGTCCCACCACAGGAAGCCGACATGAGCCTCAACGAGCTACGAACGCTTGGACGCACTGGCGCCCTGATCAGCCCCCTCACATTGGGCACCCTGAATTTCGGCACAGGCGCCGCACCCACGGGTCCCGCCGAAAGCATTCGCATCATCAAGGCAGCCCTCGATGCCGGGATCACCAGCGTTGATACCGCGGATATCTACTCGCAGGGCGAGGCCGAGACCGTGGTTGGCCAAGCCATCCACAGTCGTCGCGACGACGTCTTCCTGGCCACCAAGTTCCATGGCCAGATGGGTTCCAACCCGGCGCACGCGGGAAACTCGCGCCGGTGGATCGTCCGGGCTGTGGAGGACAGCTTGCGGCGGCTGAATACGGACAGGATTGACCTCTACCAAGCGCACCGCCCGGACTACAACACTGATTTGTTGGAAACCATCACTGCCCTCAACGACCTCATTCGGCAGGGCAAGATCCTCTACTACGGCACGTCCGTGTTCAGCCCCGCCCAGCTTGTTGAGGCCCAGTGGATCGCGAACACCAACCACCTGACCCCGCCCGTTGTGGACCAGGTTCCCTATTCGCT
This genomic interval from Paenarthrobacter aurescens TC1 contains the following:
- a CDS encoding hypothetical protein (identified by Glimmer2; putative) — translated: MDFDFTALETATYVFIGTLVFAAILVAFIAAAAMATIILIGAMGIAWYSVKAVLGGLVHGINFAWDRVVHHAGQVEIPAEFQPQVSPSTGSYSRVALRDS
- a CDS encoding putative acyl-CoA dehydrogenase (identified by match to protein family HMM PF00441; match to protein family HMM PF02770; match to protein family HMM PF02771; match to protein family HMM PF08028), with the protein product MTSATDNSLAAASVNATAEEARAVAEAARETEWNRPSFAKGLYLGSFDLSLIHPWPQAKTDDVQRGEEFMAELLAFAKTMSGRVIERDAKIPDEYLKGLADLGVFGMKIPREYGGLGLSLVYYGRALALLGSVHPSLGALISAHQSIGVPEPVKEFGTSEQKQEYLPRCAAGAITAFLLTEPDVGSDPARMGATAVLSDDGASYLLDGVKLWTTNGVIAELVVVMARVPSHSDADGTEHKGGISAFVVEMDSPGITVENRNAFMGLRGIENGVTRFHQVRVPAANRLGREGQGLKIALTTLNTGRLSIPGLCVAAGKWSLKISREWSNARTQWGRPVGKHEAVGKKIAFIAATTFALEAVFELSAEMADAGLKDIRIEAALAKLWSTELSCRIADELVQIRGGRGFETADSLEARGERAVPAEQLLRDLRINRIFEGSSEIMKLLIAREAVDAHLAAAGDLASADASLQDKARAAVGASGFYARWLPKLVAGAGMDPRSYAEFGRLGKQLRFVERSSRRLARQTFYGMGRWQAKLEHKQAFLGRIVDIGAELFAMAASCARAEMLLRTHPEQGATAYELAEAFCEQARVRVDEYFDQLWRNTDDGDHDLSRKVLAGDYAWLEAGVLDQSEGTGPWIGDASPGASTKENLHRNYR
- a CDS encoding putative SEC-C motif domain protein (identified by match to protein family HMM PF02810) — translated: MGKYVAQLSFPASDWDLVTPDLARLRNGACPCLSGEQYDDCCGRYHRGDADAPTSEQLMRSRYSAFVVLDPGYLLRTWHASTRPASMNLDSDMEWRRLDIVSTSDGGPLDTTGTVEFAAHYRLDGERGVQREISRFVREDKRWFYVDGDVR
- a CDS encoding hypothetical protein (identified by Glimmer2; putative), which gives rise to MEDPTTLAINLTYLGTLGLAVLMFLGLGLIIIITLVIAGVGRLLSIILLAMIGIFPKKDTTPIVHLPQHPAHVTDPVAAEDDSVPSAAPEPAFVTAAPAAPEPAAVNPQVAAAAPAAPKRDLLADVRRRLSGATSALKEGAWKAKVDPRNLPKPAEVKSVVEHQTAHHPIVVAAAKEPPVLAKDWADAVAEADERAAARAKAQQPPAIRVTVRDLDEPTPSSNGKTPAPKRPDFPPKRPDSGPTQSGATKSPAPGNGAKKPGPDTSKNGKTPSPIRKGSLSGASRNS
- a CDS encoding putative flavin reductase-like domain (identified by match to protein family HMM PF01613); this encodes MTQTTVEETAAIKAAFAQFPSGVAAFSAMVDFTPEALVASSFTVGVSLEPPLVMFAVQNSSTTWPKLRQAQRLGVSVLAEGQEAAALQLASKTRDRFAGLDTSVSDSGAVLIDGAVLGFECEIVSETPAGDHAIVVLEVKATTINLESKPLIYHGAAFRQLAA
- a CDS encoding oxidoreductase, aldo/keto reductase family (identified by match to protein family HMM PF00248), with the protein product MSLNELRTLGRTGALISPLTLGTLNFGTGAAPTGPAESIRIIKAALDAGITSVDTADIYSQGEAETVVGQAIHSRRDDVFLATKFHGQMGSNPAHAGNSRRWIVRAVEDSLRRLNTDRIDLYQAHRPDYNTDLLETITALNDLIRQGKILYYGTSVFSPAQLVEAQWIANTNHLTPPVVDQVPYSLLVRANERDVFPITQQYGVGVLSYGPLDGGWLAGGYRVGGGQPESSRFSALPGRFDVNAPFNQGKLHAADALAQLAARHGLTLIQLAVAFAMNHPAVTSVIIGPRTEEHLTDYLKAADVVLSESILDEIDDIVAPAVNFLERDAGTVAPHLEYPELRRR